From a single Anaerolineales bacterium genomic region:
- a CDS encoding iron ABC transporter permease, which yields MNLPTSKYFKPINIRTFISSNSRILFWIPTLLFLLSFFFFPLFKILALTFDLETLIDLNNLRIIWNSLLFTFYQAFLSTLLTFALGLPAAILFSKFDFRGKSLLRALTAIPFMLPTVVVAAAFNSIFSSRGLFSFLFPSFVIHPSPFILILIAHTFYNTTIVIRIVGNTLSRLDPKLEASARSLGADTFHVWKDVIFPILRPSLLAAALLVFMFDFTSFGVILLLGGSQFATLEVEIYIRALQLPNLNLAALLAAIQLVFTLIFSILYSRTINQVQTQTAPRFSTVRPPKTIKEKLFVATFYLLLSAFFLLPLLSLPIRSITRLEADRGQREQIQYGFTTDYYEELFINRRGSLFYVPPVQAAANSLGFAGINVILSLALGYPAAYALAKPTRLEKILDPFLMLPLGASAVMMGLGFILSFGRLIASPFFIPIAHTLIALPFVIRTLQPALASIPERLRQAASTLGASPLRVWQTVDFPILSRATLSAATFAFTVSLGEFGATLLITRPEYPTIPIAISRFLSQPGGLNYGQAMAMATVLMLLTTLSILLIEKLRFNNAGEL from the coding sequence ATGAATTTACCAACCAGTAAGTATTTCAAACCAATAAATATCCGCACCTTTATTTCTTCTAATTCGCGGATTCTGTTTTGGATTCCCACCCTTCTCTTTTTACTTTCTTTTTTCTTTTTCCCCCTTTTTAAGATCCTCGCCCTTACCTTCGATCTCGAAACCCTCATCGACCTCAATAACCTCCGCATCATTTGGAACTCATTACTCTTCACCTTCTACCAAGCCTTCCTCTCCACCCTCCTCACCTTCGCCCTCGGACTCCCCGCCGCTATTCTCTTCTCCAAATTTGACTTCCGCGGCAAATCCCTGCTCCGCGCGTTGACTGCCATCCCCTTCATGCTTCCCACAGTGGTTGTCGCTGCCGCCTTCAACTCAATCTTTTCTTCGCGCGGACTATTTTCTTTCCTCTTTCCTTCTTTCGTTATTCATCCTTCACCCTTTATCCTTATCTTGATCGCCCACACCTTTTACAACACCACCATCGTCATTCGCATCGTCGGCAATACCCTCTCACGGCTGGACCCAAAACTCGAAGCCTCTGCCCGTTCTCTCGGCGCGGATACATTCCATGTCTGGAAAGATGTCATCTTCCCGATCCTTCGTCCCTCCCTGCTCGCCGCCGCCCTGCTCGTCTTCATGTTCGACTTCACAAGTTTCGGAGTCATCCTCCTGCTGGGCGGATCGCAATTCGCCACCCTCGAAGTGGAGATCTACATCCGCGCCTTGCAGCTCCCCAACCTGAATCTTGCCGCACTGCTTGCCGCCATTCAACTTGTTTTCACCTTGATTTTCTCCATTCTCTACTCGCGTACCATCAATCAAGTCCAAACCCAAACTGCCCCGCGCTTCTCCACTGTCCGCCCGCCAAAGACCATCAAGGAAAAACTCTTCGTCGCCACTTTCTACCTTCTGCTTTCTGCCTTCTTCCTTCTGCCCTTACTCTCTCTCCCCATCCGCTCCATCACCCGCCTCGAAGCTGACCGCGGGCAACGAGAACAAATCCAATACGGATTCACCACTGATTACTACGAAGAACTCTTCATCAACCGACGCGGTTCGTTGTTCTACGTCCCGCCTGTGCAAGCCGCCGCCAACTCGCTGGGGTTTGCTGGTATCAACGTCATCCTTTCACTGGCGCTCGGTTATCCCGCCGCCTATGCCCTCGCCAAACCGACCCGCCTAGAAAAAATTCTCGACCCATTCCTCATGCTTCCGCTCGGCGCCTCCGCCGTGATGATGGGACTTGGTTTCATTCTTTCCTTCGGGCGGCTCATCGCTTCGCCGTTCTTCATTCCCATTGCACACACGTTGATTGCGTTGCCCTTCGTTATCCGTACATTGCAACCCGCGCTCGCATCCATCCCTGAACGACTGCGCCAAGCCGCATCAACTCTCGGTGCATCGCCTCTGCGCGTTTGGCAAACCGTAGACTTTCCCATCCTCTCACGCGCCACACTTAGCGCCGCCACCTTCGCCTTCACCGTCTCGCTCGGCGAATTCGGCGCCACCCTGCTCATCACCCGCCCCGAATATCCCACCATCCCCATCGCCATCTCACGCTTCCTCTCGCAGCCCGGCGGTCTCAACTACGGTCAAGCCATGGCGATGGCAACCGTCCTCATGCTGCTTACCACGCTCAGCATTTTGCTCATCGAAAAATTGCGTTTCAACAACGCCGGAGAACTCTAA
- a CDS encoding thiamine ABC transporter substrate-binding protein, whose product MKKTFHFPLITIFLLLSFILASCAPAGPATLTVMTHDSFAISEDIVTAFEQENNVDVVFLASGDTGTMLNKAVLAKDAPLADVMFGVDNTFLSRALEADIFDAYQSPALSDVPSEFVLDSSYRALPVDYGDVCINYDKKYFEENNLAVPASFEDLAKPEYNGLLVVQNPATSSPGLAFMLATRAYFGDSFLDYWQNLKDNGVVVVDSWETAYYTNFSASSGQGPQPMVVSYASSPAAEVFFASEPLSESPTASIVASGMCFRQIEFVGILKNGQNRDLAEKFVDFMLGKQFQEDMPLNMFVYPVNQSAQLPEVFVQHARIADQPASITFADIAANRDTWIEAWNEAMK is encoded by the coding sequence ATGAAAAAAACTTTCCACTTTCCACTTATAACCATCTTTCTTCTTTTATCTTTCATCCTCGCCTCCTGCGCCCCTGCAGGACCCGCCACCCTCACCGTCATGACCCACGACTCGTTTGCGATCAGCGAAGATATTGTGACCGCCTTTGAACAAGAGAACAATGTTGATGTTGTTTTCCTTGCCAGTGGTGACACAGGTACCATGCTCAACAAAGCTGTCCTCGCCAAAGACGCCCCGCTTGCGGATGTAATGTTCGGCGTGGACAATACCTTCCTCTCGCGCGCCCTCGAAGCGGATATCTTTGATGCGTATCAATCGCCCGCGTTGAGCGACGTGCCCTCCGAGTTCGTGCTTGATTCTTCTTATCGCGCCTTGCCCGTGGACTATGGCGATGTGTGCATCAACTACGACAAAAAATATTTTGAAGAAAATAATTTAGCCGTGCCTGCTTCGTTCGAAGACTTGGCAAAGCCCGAATACAACGGTTTGCTCGTGGTGCAAAATCCTGCCACCTCTTCGCCCGGTTTGGCGTTCATGCTTGCCACCCGCGCTTATTTCGGTGACAGTTTTCTGGATTACTGGCAGAACCTCAAAGACAATGGGGTGGTGGTGGTCGATAGTTGGGAGACTGCCTACTACACCAACTTCTCTGCTTCCTCGGGGCAGGGACCGCAACCGATGGTCGTCTCGTACGCTTCCAGCCCCGCCGCGGAAGTGTTCTTCGCCTCCGAACCGCTGAGCGAGTCCCCGACCGCATCCATCGTTGCTTCGGGCATGTGCTTCCGTCAGATCGAATTTGTTGGGATTCTAAAAAATGGACAGAACCGCGACCTCGCTGAAAAATTTGTAGACTTTATGCTCGGCAAACAATTCCAGGAAGATATGCCGCTCAATATGTTCGTCTATCCCGTGAACCAATCCGCGCAATTGCCTGAAGTGTTCGTGCAGCATGCTCGAATCGCTGACCAGCCTGCTTCCATTACTTTCGCTGACATCGCCGCCAACCGCGATACATGGATAGAAGCGTGGAATGAAGCGATGAAATAA
- a CDS encoding thiamine diphosphokinase encodes MSRIIIFANGSLPTPEKARALIRPDDFILCADGGTRHAISLGLVPNVVIGDLDSVTEEERRKMKELGVQMIRHPADKNETDLELAIDHALALKPDQILILAALGGRMDQALANIALLSNLQLATCDIRLADGVEEIFFCRGQARVEGRSGDIVSLIPWQGEVTGVFTENLRWHLHYETLYPDKTRGISNEMTADVATISIKSGLLLITHIAGN; translated from the coding sequence ATGTCTCGCATAATAATTTTTGCCAACGGCAGCCTGCCTACCCCTGAAAAAGCACGCGCCCTCATCCGTCCGGATGATTTCATTCTCTGCGCGGACGGCGGCACACGTCACGCCATTTCATTGGGACTTGTTCCTAATGTTGTCATCGGGGATTTGGATTCGGTAACCGAAGAAGAAAGAAGAAAGATGAAAGAGTTGGGTGTGCAGATGATTCGGCACCCGGCCGATAAGAACGAAACCGACCTCGAACTCGCCATTGACCATGCTCTGGCTTTGAAGCCTGACCAGATTCTCATCCTCGCCGCCCTCGGTGGTCGCATGGACCAAGCCCTCGCCAACATCGCCCTGCTTTCAAACCTTCAACTTGCAACCTGCGACATCCGCCTCGCTGACGGCGTAGAAGAAATTTTCTTTTGCAGAGGCCAAGCCCGAGTTGAAGGGAGAAGCGGAGACATCGTCTCGCTCATCCCCTGGCAGGGTGAAGTCACCGGTGTTTTCACTGAAAACCTGCGCTGGCATCTTCATTATGAAACGTTATACCCCGACAAGACCCGCGGCATCAGCAACGAAATGACTGCCGATGTTGCAACCATTTCCATCAAAAGCGGTTTGTTGCTCATCACTCACATCGCTGGTAATTGA
- a CDS encoding alpha/beta hydrolase: MSAIILDGSMVHYEALGRGRPIVFLHGWVGSWRYWINSMQVASTSFRAYALDLFGFGDTARKEDQYSLERQAELVNRFLVEMGIGKVAIVGHDLGALVGLNFLKQWHTNVDRVMAINCPLEYEALNPRMRTTPPAEIVDWLTSRSPEVMSALSDASKVDTKAVSASISSLQADNLFPNIRNLGVPCLFVYGANNPALTVPSQEKVDALPMHMHQINLEGTGHFPMLDNPAQFNRLLTDFLALDSGLSPRELQLKEEWKRRVR; this comes from the coding sequence ATGAGCGCAATCATTCTTGACGGTTCGATGGTGCATTACGAGGCATTGGGACGCGGGCGTCCCATCGTCTTCCTGCACGGCTGGGTCGGCTCGTGGCGTTATTGGATCAACTCCATGCAGGTCGCATCCACATCGTTCCGCGCCTACGCGCTCGATCTCTTCGGCTTCGGCGACACCGCCCGCAAAGAAGATCAATATTCCCTCGAACGACAGGCGGAACTTGTCAATCGTTTCCTCGTCGAAATGGGCATTGGAAAGGTTGCCATTGTTGGGCATGACCTCGGCGCGCTGGTGGGGCTGAACTTCCTAAAGCAATGGCACACAAACGTGGATCGTGTCATGGCGATCAACTGTCCGCTTGAGTATGAGGCGCTCAATCCCCGCATGAGGACAACTCCCCCTGCGGAAATTGTCGACTGGCTGACATCCCGCTCGCCCGAAGTTATGTCCGCCCTGTCAGACGCCTCCAAAGTGGACACGAAAGCTGTTTCTGCTTCGATCAGCAGCCTCCAGGCTGACAATTTGTTCCCGAACATCCGTAATCTTGGCGTACCTTGTTTGTTCGTGTACGGCGCCAACAACCCCGCGTTGACCGTTCCCTCGCAGGAAAAAGTGGATGCCCTGCCGATGCACATGCACCAGATCAACCTCGAAGGGACCGGGCATTTCCCCATGCTGGATAATCCCGCCCAATTCAATCGTCTGCTTACCGATTTCCTCGCACTTGACTCAGGGCTTAGCCCAAGGGAGTTGCAGCTCAAGGAAGAGTGGAAACGCCGCGTCCGCTAA